The Elephas maximus indicus isolate mEleMax1 chromosome 19, mEleMax1 primary haplotype, whole genome shotgun sequence genome contains a region encoding:
- the BIRC5 gene encoding baculoviral IAP repeat-containing protein 5 produces MGAQLLPPAWQLYLKDHRISTFKNWPFLEGCSCTPERMAEAGFIHCPTENEPDLAQCFFCFKELEGWEPDDDPIEEHKKHSSGCAFLSVKKQFEELTLSEFLKLDKERAKNKIAKETNSKQKEFEETAKKVRSAIEQLAALE; encoded by the exons ATGGGCGCCCAGCTGTTGCCCCCCGCCTGGCAGCTGTATCTCAAGGATCACCGCATCTCTACGTTCAAGAACTGGCCCTTCTTGGAGGGCTGCTCCTGCACTCCGGAGCGG ATGGCCGAGGCTGGCTTCATCCACTGTCCCACTGAGAACGAGCCTGACTTGGCCCAGTGTTTCTTCTGCTTCAAGGAGCTGGAAGGCTGGGAGCCAGATGACGACCCCAT AGAGGAACATAAAAAGCATTCATCTGGCTGTGCTTTCCTTTCTGTCAAGAAGCAGTTTGAAGAATTAACTCTCAGTGAATTTTTGAAACTGGACAAAGAGCGAGCCAAGAACAAAATT GCAAAGGAAACCAACAGTAAACAGAAAGAGTTTGAAGAAACTGCCAAGAAAGTGCGTTCTGCCATTGAGCAGCTGGCCGCCTTGGAGTGA